In Strix uralensis isolate ZFMK-TIS-50842 chromosome 10, bStrUra1, whole genome shotgun sequence, a single window of DNA contains:
- the MST1 gene encoding hepatocyte growth factor-like protein isoform X4 codes for MQPVLGVLLALAVALGSGHRSPLNDFQRLRATELLPVPADPPPPPPERGSAEQCAQRCAASLACRAFHHDQQSQLCQLLSWTQHSPHVQLQKNIHYDLYQKKDYLRDCIVADGSSYRGTRAMTEKGLRCQHWQATTPHDHRFLPTPRNGLEENYCRNPDQDKRGPWCYTVDPSIRHQSCGIKKCEDAVCMTCNGEEYRGTVDHTESGTECQRWDLQHPHKHPYHPNKYPDKGLDDNYCRNPDSSERPWCYTTDPRREREYCRIRLCKKRPRPRNVTTSCFRGKGEGYRGRVNVTVSGIPCQRWDAQTPHRHHFTPDKYLCKDLQENYCRNPDGSEAPWCFTARPTIRIAFCFHIRRCPDELGAQECYHGHGERYRGHISKTRKGITCQPWAAQAPHVPQISPVTHPEAHLEENYCRNPDNDSHGPWCYTMDPRTPFDYCAIKPCSGSMVPSILENTDAVAFEQCGQRDERLQWKGRIVGGQPGNSPWTVSIRNRAGVHFCGGSLVKEQWVISTRQCFSSCDADLAGYEVQLGTLFKDPGPGDPDQQTIPIARIVCGPSESQLVMLKLARAAALNRRVALICLPPERYVVPAGTVCEIAGWGETRGTADGSVLNVAQLPVLAHGECNAALRGRLKESELCTAPLRAGVGACEGDYGGPLACLTADCWVLEGVITPSRVCARTDQPALFIRVSLYVDWIHKVMKMG; via the exons ATGCAGCCCGTGCTGGGGGTCCTGCTCGCCCTGGCCGTGGCCCTTGGCTCAG GCCACCGCTCGCCCCTCAATGACTTCCAGCGCCTGCGAGCCACCGAGCTGCTGCCGGTGCCCGCGgacccaccgccgccgccgccggagcgggGCTCTGCGGAGCAGTGTGCCCAGCGCTGTGCCGCCAGCCTGGCTTGCCG GGCTTTCCACCACGACCAGCAgagccagctgtgccagctgctgtcctggacCCAGCACTCGCCTCACGTCCAGCTGCAGAAAAACATCCACTACGACCTGTACCAGAAAAAAG ACTACCTGCGGGACTGCATCGTGGCTGACGGCTCCAGCTACCGTGGCACACGGGCCATGACAGAGAAGGGTCTGCGCTGCCAGCACTGGCAAGCCACAACACCCCACGACCACAG GTTCCTGCCAACCCCCCGCAACGGACTGGAGGAGAATTACTGCCGAAACCCCGACCAGGACAAACGGGGCCCGTGGTGTTACACTGTTGACCCCAGCATCCGGCACCAGAGCTGTGGCATCAAGAAGTGCGAGGACG CCGTCTGCATGACCTGCAACGGGGAGGAGTACCGCGGCACCGTTGACCACACCGAGTCGGGGACAGAGTGCCAGCGCTGGGACCTGCAGCACCCACACAAGCACCCCTACCACCCCAACAA GTACCCTGACAAGGGTCTGGACGACAACTACTGCCGCAACCCCGACAGCTCCGAGCGGCCCTGGTGCTACACCACCGACCCCAGGCGGGAGCGCGAGTACTGCCGCATCCGCCTCTGCA AGAAACGCCCGCGGCCCCGCAATGTCACCACCAGCTGCTTCAGGGGGAAGGGTGAAGGCTACCGGGGCCGGGTGAACGTCACCGTGTCCGGGATCCCCTGCCAGCGCTGGGATGCCCAGACGCCCCACCGGCACCACTTCACTCCTGACAAGTACCTGTGCAA GGACCTGCAGGAGAACTACTGCCGCAACCCCGATGGCTCGGAGGCCCCGTGGTGCTTCACTGCCCGCCCCACCATCCGCATCGCCTTCTGCTTCCACATCCGCCGCTGCCCCGACGAGCTGGGCGCCCAAG agTGCTACCACGGCCACGGCGAGCGCTACCGCGGCCACATCAGCAAGACACGCAAAGGCATCACCTGCCAGCCGTGGGCTGCCCAGGCGCCCCACGTGCCCCA GATCTCGCCCGTCACCCACCCTGAGGCACACCTGGAGGAGAACTACTGCCGCAACCCTGATAACGACAGCCATGGCCCCTGGTGCTACACCATGGACCCCCGCACCCCCTTCGACTACTGCGCCATCAAGCCCTGCT CCGGTAGCATGGTGCCCTCCATCCTGGAGAACACAG ACGCGGTGGCATTCGAGCAGTGTGGCCAGCGGGACGAGAGGCTGCAGTGGAAAGGACGCATTGTCGGTGGCCAGCCCGGCAACTCGCCCTGGACCGTCAGCATCCGCAACCG GGCCGGGGTGCACTTCTGCGGGGGGTCCCTGGTGAAGGAGCAGTGGGTGATCAGCACGCGCCAGTGTTTCTCCTCTTG TGACGCCGACCTGGCAGGCTACGAGGTGCAGCTGGGGACGCTCTTCAAGGACCCTGGCCCTGGGGACCCCGACCAGCAGACCATCCCCATCGCGCGGATTGTCTGCGGCCCCTCCGAGTCCCAGCTGGTAATGCTGAAGCTGGCGAG GGCGGCTGCTCTGAACAGGCGCGTGGCCCTGATCTGCCTGCCGCCCGAGCGCTACGTCGTGCCCGCGGGCACCGTCTGTGAGATTGCTGGCTGGGGGGAAACCAGAG GCACGGCGGACGGCAGCGTGCTGAACGTGGCGCAGCTGCCCGTGCTGGCCCACGGCGAGTGCAACGCGGCGCTGCGCGGGCGCCTGAAGGAGAGCGAACTGTGCACCGCCCCGCTGCGCGCCGGCGTGGGGGCCTGCGAG ggagatTACGGGGGGCCGCTGGCCTGCCTCACCGCCGACtgctgggtgctggagggggtgATCACCCCCTCCCGCGTCTGCGCCCGCACCGACCAGCCTGCCCTCTTCATCCGTGTCTCCCTCTATGTTGACTGGATCCACAAGGTGATGAAGATGGGCTGA
- the LOC141947548 gene encoding acylamino-acid-releasing enzyme-like, giving the protein MQCVTAEGGPCPATRSAGAARGSWRAPRTGLLSLALAACPRLSGSRQRPSMAEKGPMAEGTEWGAEAAGGPAACYRELSRFPAITRAALGAAAGGQTFLLYTECSRADLPRHRLLRFSRHYSLRRTGGSGLAVSRTGLSAEIHHQLLSQDSPTGQHRAVLTRCPRQGHELLEVWGSGGRSHSVDLTALGKHGEVYTEGPFACLAWSHAETQLLYVAEKSRPKPRPPCPWDVPGAARLEEEDEDEEGEQFVYCDNWGEALSTRSVPVLCILDIEGSSISVLEGVPEHLSPGQALWSPDDRGVVFVGWWHEPFRLGLSACSNRRSGIFHLDLASGHCELLSDEDAATCSPRLSPDGQRLLYLEGGLGGPHRQCLRLRMLTWQTRQTVTVLDVVQEPTEAFAGLYGEALPLRCWAADSRRAVLSTPQRSRTDLLLVDTEAATVTNLTAGSPEGCWELLTLQWDLLVATCSAPHRPPSLVVSVLPPAGRELPLCWVPVEDAPTVPGVTWKTLTVWPPCSGQSPTAHGDQAFEALLLSPPDGTAPHPLVVCPHGGPHAIFDARWRLSMAALCRLGFAVLLVNYRGSLGFGQASISSLLSHVGEQDVVDTQLAVEQALRSEPLDSHRLALLAGSHGAFIALHLLTREPDRYQACALRSPVSNLPALLGTSDIPDWRYASLGLPYSFERVPRAEEVATMLLRSPIAQAAQVRTPVLLCVGARDRRVSPTQALELYRVLRARGVPVRLLWYPEGGHALAGVETEANVFVNCARWLLRHLGQPQWGVTGQHSP; this is encoded by the exons ATGCAGTGTGTCACGGCAGAGGGTGGCCCCTGCCCAGCCACCCGCAGCGCGGGGGCAGCACGGGGCAGCTGGAGGGCCCCTCGCACCGGGCTGCTCTCACTTGCCCTGGCAGCCTGCCCGCGGCTGAGCGGCAGCCGCCAGCGGCCCAGCATGGCGGAGAAAGGGCCCATGGCCGAGGGGACTGAGTGGGGCGCAGAG gcGGCTGGCGGCCCCGCCGCCTGCTACCGGGAGCTGAGCCGCTTCCCTGCCATCACCCGTGCCGCCCtcggggccgccgcggggggaCAGACCTTCCTGCTCTACACCG AGTGCAGCCGCGCCGACCTGCCCCGCCACCGGCTCCTGCGTTTCAGCCGCCACTACAGCCTGCGGCGCACAGGCGGCAGCGGCCTCGCCGTCAGCCGGACAGGCCTCAGCGCAGAGATCCACCACCA GCTCCTCAGCCAGGACTCGCCCACGGGGCAGCATCGCGCCGTGCTCACCCGCTGCCCGCGGCAGGGCCACGAGCTGCTGGAG GTGTGGGGCAGCGGCGGGCGCAGCCACAGCGTGGACCTCACGGCGCTGGGGAAGCACGGGGAGGTCTACACGGAGG GGCCCTTCGCCTGCCTGGCCTGGTCCCACGCAGAGACGCAGCTGCTCTACGTGGCTGAGAAGAGCCGGCCCAAACCACGGCCCCCCTGCCCCTGGGATGTGCCAGGAGCagccaggctggaggaggaggatgaggatgaggag GGCGAGCAGTTCGTGTACTGCGATAACTGGGGGGAGGCGCTGAGCACCCGCAGCGTGCCCGTCCTCTGCATCCTGGACATCGAGGGCAGCAGCATCTCAGTGCTGGAGGGCGTCCCGGAGCACCTCTCCCCTGGCCAG GCCCTGTGGTCCCCGGATGATCGCGGCGTGGTGTTCGTGGGCTGGTGGCACGAGCCCTTCCGCCTGGGGCTGAGCGCCTGCTCCAACAGGAG GTCGGGAATTTTCCACTTGGACCTGGCCAGCGGGCACTGTG AGCTGCTGTCAGATGAGGACGCTGCCACCTGCTCCCCCCGGCTGAGCCCCGATGGCCAGCGCCTGCTGTACCTGgaggggggcctgggggggcccCACCGGCAGTGCCTGCGCCTGCGCATG CTCACCTGGCAGACAAGGCAGACGGTGACGGTGCTTGACGTGGTGCAGGAGCCCACAGAGG CCTTCGCCGGGCTCTACGGGGAGGCACTGCCGCTGCGGTGCTGGGCAGCCGACAGCCGACGAGCTGTGCTGAGCACCCCGCAGCGGAGCCGCACG GACCTGCTGCTCGTGGACACGGAGGCGGCTACTGTCACCAACCTGACGGCAG GGTCACCCGAagggtgctgggagctgctcaCCCTCCAGTGGGACCTGCTGGTGGCCACCTGCTCGGCCCCGCATCGCCCCCCAAGCCTG GTGGTGTCGGTGCTGCCACCGGCGGGCCGGGAGCTGCCCCTCTGCTGGGTGCCGGTGGAGGACGCCCCAACGGTGCCTGGTGTCACCTGGAAGACCCTGACAGTCTGGCCGCCCTGCAGCGGGCAGAGCCCCACCGCACATG GAGACCAGGCCTTCGAGGCCCTGCTGCTGAGCCCGCCGGACGGCACCGCACCGCACCCCCTCGTCGTGTGTCCTCACG GTGGCCCCCATGCCATCTTTGATGCCCGCTGGCGCCTGAGCATGGCTGCGCTGTGCCGCCTGGGCTTCGCCGTGCTCCTGG TGAACTACCGCGGCTCCCTGGGCTTCGGCCAGGCCAGCATCAGCTCCCTGCTGTCCCACGTGGGTGAGCAGGATGTGGTGGACACCCAG CTGGCGGTGGAGCAGGCACTGCGCAGCGAGCCCCTGGACTCGCACCGCCTAGCCCTGCTGGCTGGCTCCCACGGAGCCTTCATCGCCCTCCACCTCCTCACCCGCGAGCCTGACCGCTACCAAGCCTGCGCCCTGCGCAGCCCTGTCTCCAACCTGCCGGCGCTGCTGGGCACCTCTGACATCCCCGACTG GCGCTACGCCTCCCTGGGGCTGCCCTACTCCTTCGAGCGGGTGCCCCGTGCCGAGGAGGTGGCCACCATGCTGCTGCGCTCGCCCATCGCGCAGGCGGCCCAG GTGCGGACACCGGTGCTGCTGTGCGTGGGTGCCCGGGACCGGCGCGTCAGCCCCACGCAGGCGCTGGAGCTGTACCGGGTGCTGCGGGCCAGGGGGGTGCCGGTGCG GCTGCTGTGGTACCCAGAGGGCGGCCACGCGCTGGCCGGCGTGGAGACGGAGGCCAACGTCTTCGTGAACTGTGCCCGCTGGCTCCTCCGGCACCTGGGGCAGCCCCAGTGGGGTGTGACGGGCCAGCACAGCCCCTAG
- the MST1 gene encoding hepatocyte growth factor-like protein isoform X3, whose translation MQPVLGVLLALAVALGSGHRSPLNDFQRLRATELLPVPADPPPPPPERGSAEQCAQRCAASLACRAFHHDQQSQLCQLLSWTQHSPHVQLQKNIHYDLYQKKDYLRDCIVADGSSYRGTRAMTEKGLRCQHWQATTPHDHSRFLPTPRNGLEENYCRNPDQDKRGPWCYTVDPSIRHQSCGIKKCEDAVCMTCNGEEYRGTVDHTESGTECQRWDLQHPHKHPYHPNKYPDKGLDDNYCRNPDSSERPWCYTTDPRREREYCRIRLCKKRPRPRNVTTSCFRGKGEGYRGRVNVTVSGIPCQRWDAQTPHRHHFTPDKYLCKDLQENYCRNPDGSEAPWCFTARPTIRIAFCFHIRRCPDELGAQECYHGHGERYRGHISKTRKGITCQPWAAQAPHVPQISPVTHPEAHLEENYCRNPDNDSHGPWCYTMDPRTPFDYCAIKPCSGSMVPSILENTDAVAFEQCGQRDERLQWKGRIVGGQPGNSPWTVSIRNRAGVHFCGGSLVKEQWVISTRQCFSSCDADLAGYEVQLGTLFKDPGPGDPDQQTIPIARIVCGPSESQLVMLKLARAAALNRRVALICLPPERYVVPAGTVCEIAGWGETRGTADGSVLNVAQLPVLAHGECNAALRGRLKESELCTAPLRAGVGACEGDYGGPLACLTADCWVLEGVITPSRVCARTDQPALFIRVSLYVDWIHKVMKMG comes from the exons ATGCAGCCCGTGCTGGGGGTCCTGCTCGCCCTGGCCGTGGCCCTTGGCTCAG GCCACCGCTCGCCCCTCAATGACTTCCAGCGCCTGCGAGCCACCGAGCTGCTGCCGGTGCCCGCGgacccaccgccgccgccgccggagcgggGCTCTGCGGAGCAGTGTGCCCAGCGCTGTGCCGCCAGCCTGGCTTGCCG GGCTTTCCACCACGACCAGCAgagccagctgtgccagctgctgtcctggacCCAGCACTCGCCTCACGTCCAGCTGCAGAAAAACATCCACTACGACCTGTACCAGAAAAAAG ACTACCTGCGGGACTGCATCGTGGCTGACGGCTCCAGCTACCGTGGCACACGGGCCATGACAGAGAAGGGTCTGCGCTGCCAGCACTGGCAAGCCACAACACCCCACGACCACAG CAGGTTCCTGCCAACCCCCCGCAACGGACTGGAGGAGAATTACTGCCGAAACCCCGACCAGGACAAACGGGGCCCGTGGTGTTACACTGTTGACCCCAGCATCCGGCACCAGAGCTGTGGCATCAAGAAGTGCGAGGACG CCGTCTGCATGACCTGCAACGGGGAGGAGTACCGCGGCACCGTTGACCACACCGAGTCGGGGACAGAGTGCCAGCGCTGGGACCTGCAGCACCCACACAAGCACCCCTACCACCCCAACAA GTACCCTGACAAGGGTCTGGACGACAACTACTGCCGCAACCCCGACAGCTCCGAGCGGCCCTGGTGCTACACCACCGACCCCAGGCGGGAGCGCGAGTACTGCCGCATCCGCCTCTGCA AGAAACGCCCGCGGCCCCGCAATGTCACCACCAGCTGCTTCAGGGGGAAGGGTGAAGGCTACCGGGGCCGGGTGAACGTCACCGTGTCCGGGATCCCCTGCCAGCGCTGGGATGCCCAGACGCCCCACCGGCACCACTTCACTCCTGACAAGTACCTGTGCAA GGACCTGCAGGAGAACTACTGCCGCAACCCCGATGGCTCGGAGGCCCCGTGGTGCTTCACTGCCCGCCCCACCATCCGCATCGCCTTCTGCTTCCACATCCGCCGCTGCCCCGACGAGCTGGGCGCCCAAG agTGCTACCACGGCCACGGCGAGCGCTACCGCGGCCACATCAGCAAGACACGCAAAGGCATCACCTGCCAGCCGTGGGCTGCCCAGGCGCCCCACGTGCCCCA GATCTCGCCCGTCACCCACCCTGAGGCACACCTGGAGGAGAACTACTGCCGCAACCCTGATAACGACAGCCATGGCCCCTGGTGCTACACCATGGACCCCCGCACCCCCTTCGACTACTGCGCCATCAAGCCCTGCT CCGGTAGCATGGTGCCCTCCATCCTGGAGAACACAG ACGCGGTGGCATTCGAGCAGTGTGGCCAGCGGGACGAGAGGCTGCAGTGGAAAGGACGCATTGTCGGTGGCCAGCCCGGCAACTCGCCCTGGACCGTCAGCATCCGCAACCG GGCCGGGGTGCACTTCTGCGGGGGGTCCCTGGTGAAGGAGCAGTGGGTGATCAGCACGCGCCAGTGTTTCTCCTCTTG TGACGCCGACCTGGCAGGCTACGAGGTGCAGCTGGGGACGCTCTTCAAGGACCCTGGCCCTGGGGACCCCGACCAGCAGACCATCCCCATCGCGCGGATTGTCTGCGGCCCCTCCGAGTCCCAGCTGGTAATGCTGAAGCTGGCGAG GGCGGCTGCTCTGAACAGGCGCGTGGCCCTGATCTGCCTGCCGCCCGAGCGCTACGTCGTGCCCGCGGGCACCGTCTGTGAGATTGCTGGCTGGGGGGAAACCAGAG GCACGGCGGACGGCAGCGTGCTGAACGTGGCGCAGCTGCCCGTGCTGGCCCACGGCGAGTGCAACGCGGCGCTGCGCGGGCGCCTGAAGGAGAGCGAACTGTGCACCGCCCCGCTGCGCGCCGGCGTGGGGGCCTGCGAG ggagatTACGGGGGGCCGCTGGCCTGCCTCACCGCCGACtgctgggtgctggagggggtgATCACCCCCTCCCGCGTCTGCGCCCGCACCGACCAGCCTGCCCTCTTCATCCGTGTCTCCCTCTATGTTGACTGGATCCACAAGGTGATGAAGATGGGCTGA
- the MST1 gene encoding hepatocyte growth factor-like protein isoform X2 produces MQPVLGVLLALAVALGSGHRSPLNDFQRLRATELLPVPADPPPPPPERGSAEQCAQRCAASLACRAFHHDQQSQLCQLLSWTQHSPHVQLQKNIHYDLYQKKDYLRDCIVADGSSYRGTRAMTEKGLRCQHWQATTPHDHRFLPTPRNGLEENYCRNPDQDKRGPWCYTVDPSIRHQSCGIKKCEDAVCMTCNGEEYRGTVDHTESGTECQRWDLQHPHKHPYHPNKYPDKGLDDNYCRNPDSSERPWCYTTDPRREREYCRIRLCTEKRPRPRNVTTSCFRGKGEGYRGRVNVTVSGIPCQRWDAQTPHRHHFTPDKYLCKDLQENYCRNPDGSEAPWCFTARPTIRIAFCFHIRRCPDELGAQECYHGHGERYRGHISKTRKGITCQPWAAQAPHVPQISPVTHPEAHLEENYCRNPDNDSHGPWCYTMDPRTPFDYCAIKPCSGSMVPSILENTDAVAFEQCGQRDERLQWKGRIVGGQPGNSPWTVSIRNRAGVHFCGGSLVKEQWVISTRQCFSSCDADLAGYEVQLGTLFKDPGPGDPDQQTIPIARIVCGPSESQLVMLKLARAAALNRRVALICLPPERYVVPAGTVCEIAGWGETRGTADGSVLNVAQLPVLAHGECNAALRGRLKESELCTAPLRAGVGACEGDYGGPLACLTADCWVLEGVITPSRVCARTDQPALFIRVSLYVDWIHKVMKMG; encoded by the exons ATGCAGCCCGTGCTGGGGGTCCTGCTCGCCCTGGCCGTGGCCCTTGGCTCAG GCCACCGCTCGCCCCTCAATGACTTCCAGCGCCTGCGAGCCACCGAGCTGCTGCCGGTGCCCGCGgacccaccgccgccgccgccggagcgggGCTCTGCGGAGCAGTGTGCCCAGCGCTGTGCCGCCAGCCTGGCTTGCCG GGCTTTCCACCACGACCAGCAgagccagctgtgccagctgctgtcctggacCCAGCACTCGCCTCACGTCCAGCTGCAGAAAAACATCCACTACGACCTGTACCAGAAAAAAG ACTACCTGCGGGACTGCATCGTGGCTGACGGCTCCAGCTACCGTGGCACACGGGCCATGACAGAGAAGGGTCTGCGCTGCCAGCACTGGCAAGCCACAACACCCCACGACCACAG GTTCCTGCCAACCCCCCGCAACGGACTGGAGGAGAATTACTGCCGAAACCCCGACCAGGACAAACGGGGCCCGTGGTGTTACACTGTTGACCCCAGCATCCGGCACCAGAGCTGTGGCATCAAGAAGTGCGAGGACG CCGTCTGCATGACCTGCAACGGGGAGGAGTACCGCGGCACCGTTGACCACACCGAGTCGGGGACAGAGTGCCAGCGCTGGGACCTGCAGCACCCACACAAGCACCCCTACCACCCCAACAA GTACCCTGACAAGGGTCTGGACGACAACTACTGCCGCAACCCCGACAGCTCCGAGCGGCCCTGGTGCTACACCACCGACCCCAGGCGGGAGCGCGAGTACTGCCGCATCCGCCTCTGCA CAGAGAAACGCCCGCGGCCCCGCAATGTCACCACCAGCTGCTTCAGGGGGAAGGGTGAAGGCTACCGGGGCCGGGTGAACGTCACCGTGTCCGGGATCCCCTGCCAGCGCTGGGATGCCCAGACGCCCCACCGGCACCACTTCACTCCTGACAAGTACCTGTGCAA GGACCTGCAGGAGAACTACTGCCGCAACCCCGATGGCTCGGAGGCCCCGTGGTGCTTCACTGCCCGCCCCACCATCCGCATCGCCTTCTGCTTCCACATCCGCCGCTGCCCCGACGAGCTGGGCGCCCAAG agTGCTACCACGGCCACGGCGAGCGCTACCGCGGCCACATCAGCAAGACACGCAAAGGCATCACCTGCCAGCCGTGGGCTGCCCAGGCGCCCCACGTGCCCCA GATCTCGCCCGTCACCCACCCTGAGGCACACCTGGAGGAGAACTACTGCCGCAACCCTGATAACGACAGCCATGGCCCCTGGTGCTACACCATGGACCCCCGCACCCCCTTCGACTACTGCGCCATCAAGCCCTGCT CCGGTAGCATGGTGCCCTCCATCCTGGAGAACACAG ACGCGGTGGCATTCGAGCAGTGTGGCCAGCGGGACGAGAGGCTGCAGTGGAAAGGACGCATTGTCGGTGGCCAGCCCGGCAACTCGCCCTGGACCGTCAGCATCCGCAACCG GGCCGGGGTGCACTTCTGCGGGGGGTCCCTGGTGAAGGAGCAGTGGGTGATCAGCACGCGCCAGTGTTTCTCCTCTTG TGACGCCGACCTGGCAGGCTACGAGGTGCAGCTGGGGACGCTCTTCAAGGACCCTGGCCCTGGGGACCCCGACCAGCAGACCATCCCCATCGCGCGGATTGTCTGCGGCCCCTCCGAGTCCCAGCTGGTAATGCTGAAGCTGGCGAG GGCGGCTGCTCTGAACAGGCGCGTGGCCCTGATCTGCCTGCCGCCCGAGCGCTACGTCGTGCCCGCGGGCACCGTCTGTGAGATTGCTGGCTGGGGGGAAACCAGAG GCACGGCGGACGGCAGCGTGCTGAACGTGGCGCAGCTGCCCGTGCTGGCCCACGGCGAGTGCAACGCGGCGCTGCGCGGGCGCCTGAAGGAGAGCGAACTGTGCACCGCCCCGCTGCGCGCCGGCGTGGGGGCCTGCGAG ggagatTACGGGGGGCCGCTGGCCTGCCTCACCGCCGACtgctgggtgctggagggggtgATCACCCCCTCCCGCGTCTGCGCCCGCACCGACCAGCCTGCCCTCTTCATCCGTGTCTCCCTCTATGTTGACTGGATCCACAAGGTGATGAAGATGGGCTGA
- the MST1 gene encoding hepatocyte growth factor-like protein isoform X1, whose product MQPVLGVLLALAVALGSGHRSPLNDFQRLRATELLPVPADPPPPPPERGSAEQCAQRCAASLACRAFHHDQQSQLCQLLSWTQHSPHVQLQKNIHYDLYQKKDYLRDCIVADGSSYRGTRAMTEKGLRCQHWQATTPHDHSRFLPTPRNGLEENYCRNPDQDKRGPWCYTVDPSIRHQSCGIKKCEDAVCMTCNGEEYRGTVDHTESGTECQRWDLQHPHKHPYHPNKYPDKGLDDNYCRNPDSSERPWCYTTDPRREREYCRIRLCTEKRPRPRNVTTSCFRGKGEGYRGRVNVTVSGIPCQRWDAQTPHRHHFTPDKYLCKDLQENYCRNPDGSEAPWCFTARPTIRIAFCFHIRRCPDELGAQECYHGHGERYRGHISKTRKGITCQPWAAQAPHVPQISPVTHPEAHLEENYCRNPDNDSHGPWCYTMDPRTPFDYCAIKPCSGSMVPSILENTDAVAFEQCGQRDERLQWKGRIVGGQPGNSPWTVSIRNRAGVHFCGGSLVKEQWVISTRQCFSSCDADLAGYEVQLGTLFKDPGPGDPDQQTIPIARIVCGPSESQLVMLKLARAAALNRRVALICLPPERYVVPAGTVCEIAGWGETRGTADGSVLNVAQLPVLAHGECNAALRGRLKESELCTAPLRAGVGACEGDYGGPLACLTADCWVLEGVITPSRVCARTDQPALFIRVSLYVDWIHKVMKMG is encoded by the exons ATGCAGCCCGTGCTGGGGGTCCTGCTCGCCCTGGCCGTGGCCCTTGGCTCAG GCCACCGCTCGCCCCTCAATGACTTCCAGCGCCTGCGAGCCACCGAGCTGCTGCCGGTGCCCGCGgacccaccgccgccgccgccggagcgggGCTCTGCGGAGCAGTGTGCCCAGCGCTGTGCCGCCAGCCTGGCTTGCCG GGCTTTCCACCACGACCAGCAgagccagctgtgccagctgctgtcctggacCCAGCACTCGCCTCACGTCCAGCTGCAGAAAAACATCCACTACGACCTGTACCAGAAAAAAG ACTACCTGCGGGACTGCATCGTGGCTGACGGCTCCAGCTACCGTGGCACACGGGCCATGACAGAGAAGGGTCTGCGCTGCCAGCACTGGCAAGCCACAACACCCCACGACCACAG CAGGTTCCTGCCAACCCCCCGCAACGGACTGGAGGAGAATTACTGCCGAAACCCCGACCAGGACAAACGGGGCCCGTGGTGTTACACTGTTGACCCCAGCATCCGGCACCAGAGCTGTGGCATCAAGAAGTGCGAGGACG CCGTCTGCATGACCTGCAACGGGGAGGAGTACCGCGGCACCGTTGACCACACCGAGTCGGGGACAGAGTGCCAGCGCTGGGACCTGCAGCACCCACACAAGCACCCCTACCACCCCAACAA GTACCCTGACAAGGGTCTGGACGACAACTACTGCCGCAACCCCGACAGCTCCGAGCGGCCCTGGTGCTACACCACCGACCCCAGGCGGGAGCGCGAGTACTGCCGCATCCGCCTCTGCA CAGAGAAACGCCCGCGGCCCCGCAATGTCACCACCAGCTGCTTCAGGGGGAAGGGTGAAGGCTACCGGGGCCGGGTGAACGTCACCGTGTCCGGGATCCCCTGCCAGCGCTGGGATGCCCAGACGCCCCACCGGCACCACTTCACTCCTGACAAGTACCTGTGCAA GGACCTGCAGGAGAACTACTGCCGCAACCCCGATGGCTCGGAGGCCCCGTGGTGCTTCACTGCCCGCCCCACCATCCGCATCGCCTTCTGCTTCCACATCCGCCGCTGCCCCGACGAGCTGGGCGCCCAAG agTGCTACCACGGCCACGGCGAGCGCTACCGCGGCCACATCAGCAAGACACGCAAAGGCATCACCTGCCAGCCGTGGGCTGCCCAGGCGCCCCACGTGCCCCA GATCTCGCCCGTCACCCACCCTGAGGCACACCTGGAGGAGAACTACTGCCGCAACCCTGATAACGACAGCCATGGCCCCTGGTGCTACACCATGGACCCCCGCACCCCCTTCGACTACTGCGCCATCAAGCCCTGCT CCGGTAGCATGGTGCCCTCCATCCTGGAGAACACAG ACGCGGTGGCATTCGAGCAGTGTGGCCAGCGGGACGAGAGGCTGCAGTGGAAAGGACGCATTGTCGGTGGCCAGCCCGGCAACTCGCCCTGGACCGTCAGCATCCGCAACCG GGCCGGGGTGCACTTCTGCGGGGGGTCCCTGGTGAAGGAGCAGTGGGTGATCAGCACGCGCCAGTGTTTCTCCTCTTG TGACGCCGACCTGGCAGGCTACGAGGTGCAGCTGGGGACGCTCTTCAAGGACCCTGGCCCTGGGGACCCCGACCAGCAGACCATCCCCATCGCGCGGATTGTCTGCGGCCCCTCCGAGTCCCAGCTGGTAATGCTGAAGCTGGCGAG GGCGGCTGCTCTGAACAGGCGCGTGGCCCTGATCTGCCTGCCGCCCGAGCGCTACGTCGTGCCCGCGGGCACCGTCTGTGAGATTGCTGGCTGGGGGGAAACCAGAG GCACGGCGGACGGCAGCGTGCTGAACGTGGCGCAGCTGCCCGTGCTGGCCCACGGCGAGTGCAACGCGGCGCTGCGCGGGCGCCTGAAGGAGAGCGAACTGTGCACCGCCCCGCTGCGCGCCGGCGTGGGGGCCTGCGAG ggagatTACGGGGGGCCGCTGGCCTGCCTCACCGCCGACtgctgggtgctggagggggtgATCACCCCCTCCCGCGTCTGCGCCCGCACCGACCAGCCTGCCCTCTTCATCCGTGTCTCCCTCTATGTTGACTGGATCCACAAGGTGATGAAGATGGGCTGA